A portion of the Tamandua tetradactyla isolate mTamTet1 chromosome 16, mTamTet1.pri, whole genome shotgun sequence genome contains these proteins:
- the LOC143658994 gene encoding uncharacterized protein LOC143658994, protein MPRGCLRDRPGSADEPWRAERPLGRRGPAGHRQHGLALEHQACRRTGCRSFIRRAASHGCCVLMPHYSSGQHHRALMAGSGQPLLGETRCCVGKNSLKWSMQ, encoded by the exons ATGCCCCGCGGCTGCCTCCGAGACCGGCCGGGCAGCGCCGATGAGCCGTGGCGGGCCGAGCGGCCTTTGGGACGCCGCGGTCCCGCTGGTCACCGGCAGCATGGACTCGCCTTGGAACAC CAAGCCTGCAGAAGAACTGGCTGCAGGAGTTTTATCAGGCGAGCTGCTTCTCACGGCTGCTGCGTACTCATGCCTCACTACTCCTCTGGGCAGCACCACCGAGCCCTGATGGCTGGTTCTGGGCAGCCTCTGCTG GGGGAAACAAGATGCTGTGTAGGAAAAAACTCTTTAAAGTGGTCCATGCAATGA